CATCTCCAAAATCATTCACATCTACTACAACAAAAATTTCCTCGTCTTGTGAATGTAATAATTCAAATAACGTGACTACCCTTTTATAAACCCCCTTTACATAAGGACTGAGAACGTAATTGTATTGTCTATTCCACTCTACCCCTAATTCGAAACGTAGAGCAATTTCCCAGTTATAAAACAAAGGTGGTCTAAGGTTTAAGTTAGGGAAATTTTCAATCATATAGTCATTTAAAAGCATACTCGCACCTCATTTTGTTTCTTTAAAAGTCGATATTGCCCCAATTTCATTAGGAAACTTTACTAACTTCAAGTAGCTATATCTCACATGATAACCAGAGATTTTATTCAAACCTCCTTAGTTCACTTTATTTTTCGATCAAGCATTTAAGTCTGTTATTGAAGGAATAATGATTTCCTTAACACATGAAATTGGTGAAAGATTAATCACACATTGCACAATAGATACAATATCTTGTACAGGTATACGTGTACCTTCATATAAATCAATTGCCTTTTCTGCACCTTCTTCATAAGGTACTTCTGCTGCCATTTCCCCTGGATTAATACAAGTGACAGGGATTTTATCTTCTCTCAAATGTTCACGTAGCGCATTTGTAATGCCCCGTAAACCGAATTTAGATGCAACAAATGAAACTTGTGAACTGTTTGTGTGATCTAAGCCTGCCGTTGAACCAATTAAAATGACTTTTCCATTTTTAGCTTGTCTTAAGTTTGGTAGAAGCGCCTGAATATATGTAATAGTAGAAGTTAGATTTATATTGATTAAGTTAGAAATATCTCTAATTTCATCCTTGTCAAATGTATAGTCATCCTCGAAACCATGCTTTTCCCATACTCCAACATTATAAATTAATACATCTATTGCATTGTCTTTTAAAGTTTCCTTTAAATCAGAGATTTGTTGTTGATTTGATAAATCTATTGAGAGCCATTTGCGATTTACACCATCATTAATATCCAAACTTTCTGGTCGTGTTCTTGACACCATCCATACTGTATCTCCCTCTGTAGGTAGACCTTTTACAAAGGCGTCACCAAGCCCTTGACTTGCTCCAAAAATAATAAAGTTTTTACTCACCCAATCATCCTCTCCAATAACTATCTTTTTGAATATTTAAGATAGAAAACAATATAACAATTAAATCTATTATATTTACAACATTATTATTTCACTACATTCTTTTGACTGAAATTCAAAACTTTTGCTTGAGTTTTACTATCACTTTCTTGTTCTAGTTTGCTATACACCACATCTGTTCAACTAAACTGCCCTGTTAGTTCAATTAAGAAAAAAGAGCTGCATATGCAACTCAATGATCTACAAGTAAAGCTACCCGTTAGTTGAAGAAAAAAAGTGAAGCTTATTCAACAATCGCGCCCGATTGTTGAATATCGTTTTTTAACTAATATCCCTAAAGGAAACCCCAAGAAATGTTGTTTTCACAGCATTTCTTGGGGTTTTGTGACTTCCCAAACTTTCATTTGGGAACGTTTATTAGGTTTCTTTTGTATACTTTGTAAATCTTATTGCACTAAAGCACTTGTTTAGTCCGCTATTTGATATACGTATTGTTTACAAGTTCATTTTTAATGAACTCAGTAGGAATTATGAACAGGGTTTGGTCATTGTCGTTCCATTTAACTTACTAACAATTATTTCAAAATTCTTGAGCAGTCGCTTTATTCCAGAAAATGGCCCGATTGTTGAACAAAAATTAAACAACGCTCTTCAACTAATCTGCCCCGTTAGTTCAATAAGAACAGAGACGCTTATTCATCAATCGCGCTCGATTATTGAGTATTTTCATTTGTGCAAATAAAGAGTCATATCTTTTAGTATTTACGAATGAATTGGAATGTAAATCTGTACCTCTTCTATATTATTTTCAATTGGATGATAGGTCTCAATAATATAGGATCCTAAGTTTTTTTGATATCCATGTTCATCAGACCATTTAATTATTTGCAAATGAAGGTCACTAACATCGGTTATTCTTCCCCTAGTAGTTACATACTCCTGCGATATTTCAATATATTCCATACCAGAAGGGACTTCATTTAAAGCATCAGGAACAATCAATCCAACATAATAGTCACCCTCTAGGTGGTTTTCATCCCTTTTCGGTTCATAGAGTGCAATTTCTGTATTAGAATGATGTTGAATTTCACTTGCTTTACTTATAAATTGTTGAGCAAACTTAGGTACCTCACTTCCGAAGTTCGCATAAGCCCCCCTGTTTTTCATCCCAACAACTTTAAAATCTTTTTTTACCTTTTTGCATTCCATCATAGTACCCCCAATTAAATGTATTTATTAACTAATTCTATCAACCAATAAAATTTCCCTTTAGATCGACTTATAATTACCTTACATACCTTTCCAATCTTTATTCAACAATTTGGCCCGATTGTTGAACAAAAGTTAAACAACGCTCTTCAACTAATCTGCCCCTTTAGTTCAATAAAAAAGAGCTGCATATGCAACTCAACGATTTTTTACTAAAGCCCCCGTTAGTTGAATAAGCACCATCTCTTTTATTACACATTATTCACATAATATTTAGCAAGAGGGAAACCGAAGCGCTTGTACTCGCTGCGGTTTTTATTTTGCCTGTCATACAGGCACTCAACTAATTATAATCACTACCAAATCATAGAATATAACGTAAAGTGATTTAACTTTACAATCCATCTTTCTTTCATAAAAGGATCTCTTTAAATAAGAGATCCCTTTTTAATACTAATACATATATTTTTCCATAATCGCCCAAACTCGACTGTATGTTATATCACAACTATATTGACTTGGGGTTTTACCACGTCTCACCAAAATAAATCCTCTTTTCTCGAGGTCAGCGATAGCAACATCTAATTCTGTATCGTTTTGTCGTTTAATAGGCTGTAATCTGAATACACCATTTTGTGATGCTAAGCGAATATACATTTTTTCATCCCCTTTAAAATTCTCAACATAGAATTGACTTCAATATATATTTTATCCGCAATATCGATGACCAATTTATTGATAAACAACCATCATCTATTTTGTAATTTCAAGAATTTTTTTGTGTTCTCAGCCCATACTATCCTTGTTCGAATATGACAAAAAACTGAAAAGGACGTGCAAATATGGGTATGTTTAGCGGTAATCCCAAAGATGAACCATTACATTATGGTGAGGTGTTCAGTATCTGGACAAATCTTGCTACAAACTATGGCATGATTGCTGGGTATCAAACATTTTATAATCATGCTGGAGATAAAGATCTGAAAAATATTATTGCAGAAATAATTCAAGGCGCTAAAGAGGAAGTTAGACATCTACAAGAGATTCTAAAAACAAACGGCATTGCTTTACCTCCAGCGCCGCCTGAACGTCCAAACGCAAGACCAGAAGATATTCCTCCTGGTGCAAAATTTAATGATCCTGAAATCAGTGCGGCATTATCATTAGATGCTGCTTCGGGTTTAGTTTCATGTAGTCAAGCAATGGGAATGTGTATTAGAGAAGACATCGCACTAATGTATGGTCAATTCCATACAGCTAGAGCACTACTTGGTGGCAAACTATTACGTCTTAACAAAAATAAGGGTTGGTTAGTGCCTCCACCATTACATGTAAATCATCCAGGAAAATAATAAGTATTTATAAAGCCTGTTAAAAATTAGTCCCCAGTTTAAACTGGGGTTTTTTTACTTATTATTTTTAGGCAACTCTTTCCTAATTTGGATATTAACAAATTCATTTTTATTATCCATTTTCAATCCTCCTTATTTACTTCATATTTTTGTTCAAATGCGACATAAAAAATTCCCTTCTCTTATTGAACTAAACTGCCCCTTTAGTTCAATAATAAAAAAAGAGCTGCATATGCAACTCCATGATCTTCAAGTAAAGACCCCGTTAGCCATCCATGTCGCGTAAAATCACCGTTACACCACAGAAAATGAAAGATGATTACGTTCTTTCATGTGAGTTGAATAAGCTCATAATTTATTCAGATAAGGTAACAATACAATTAATTAGATGAATTTCTAAAGAGGTGTATTGAAAAAAATGAAAAAGATGTTATTCGTTTTTATACTATCCCTTGTTCTTATTACTCCTATTCAAACAACAATCGTTTCATCATTTGGACCTACTCAGGACTCTGAAGAGCTTAGATTACAAGATATGCTAATGTTAATGCTTACCCCTTATATCGAAAAAGATTTGACTAACTATTATTATCCGAAGATTATTAAGGATGTTTCACCTCATGTAACTCCGTGGAAAATTGAATTGATTGAAACTAAAAGAAATCATTTTCGAGGCTTTGATTTGCAAATTACTTTTGAAATTGAACCAACTGATGGCGGTCATAATATATCATTAGGGAAGGATCGAATGACTTATGAAATATCTCCTGGACCTGAGGTTAAATTGATAAATCACACGCACCTAAAGACGTATAAATACCCTCCAGAATGATAAATAGGCTTCAACTAACCTGCCTTTTTAGTTCACTAAGAAAAAAGAGCTGCATATGCAAGGCACTGACTACCCTTTTTGAGACAAGAATAAAACACCATTTTATGCAGCCAATTGACGGTATTGAACCGGCGATTGGCTGTTTAGTTTCGTTTGAATACGGATATTGTTATAATAAGTAATGTATTCTTCGACAATCTGTATCACACGTGCGTTCGTTGTGCGATAGATATCGTCGAGATAGAACGTTTCAGACTTTAGCGTGGAATGAAACGATTCGATTGGGGAATTATCAGCTGGCGTGCCTTTGCGGGACATGCTCATGGTAATTCCTTTTTCTTTGGCTGCTTTTTGATAAGCATAGGATGTATAAACGGAGCCTTGGTCACTATGCAGAATGCATCCTTCTGGTAGCTTAGGCAATTGATAGAGCGTATCCAACACAAAATCAGTGTCTTGTTTGATACCAGTAGTTTGTGCCACAATTTCGCCATTGTAGACATCGAGAATACTAGAAAGATACATCATCGATTGTCCAAAAGGCAAGTACGTAATATCCGTGACTAGCTTCTCCATAGGCTTAGATGCTGTAAAATCGCGTGCTAATAAATTCGGTGCGACGTATGCTGGCTGCCCGGTACGCTTCCGTTTCTTCACCTTTACTTTACATTGCCAACCATATTTTTGCATAACACGCTGCACAGTCTTCCTACAAACTCCTGGGTACAGATTAGCAATCTTTCGATAACCATATCGAAATTTATTCTGTTTGCACAAGTCGCCAATCTGCTGATCTCGAATCTCCTTTTGTGTGGATTGATCCACATCCTTTCTCCAACGATAGTATGACGAGCGACCTACGCCTAAATGACGACAGATTTCACCAATTGGCATAACATCTTTTAATTCTTCAACTAATTGAAGTACTACTTTTGGCGCCACTTCCCTTCCAATTCCGCGTACTTTTTTAAAACTTCAATCTGTTGTTTCAACTCTAGATTCTCTGCCTGTAGCTTGGCTGTCTCACTTTCAAATTCCGGTCCTTTGCCGAAGGCATATTGTTTACCAACTGGTTGTTTAAGACGGTGCATTTCACCATTTCGATACCAATGCATCCATCGCTTCAACTGCGTATAGTTTCGAATGTCCAATTCTTCCATTACTTCTTTTACCGGTACGTTAGCCATTCGCATTTCAATTGCCTTCATTTTCACTTCTACTGGATAACTGACTCTTGTTCCCATAGAAAAACACCTCCACATTGATTATTTCAGGTTTAAGTCCCCGTTATTCAATGAAAGGTGTTTTTATTTGTCTCATGTTATTAGGTCAGTGCCCAACTCAATGATCTACAAGTAAAGCACCCCGTTAATTTGATAAGAACAGCGATGCTTATTAAACAATCGTGCCCGTTGTTGGGAGGGGATTGCACTAAACATTACCCTTTCCCAGCCACTGAATACTCAATGTGTTCTAAAATCCAAGGATTATCTCCTTTTTTTGAATACAAGGAAAAATACTCTTCATCTTTCTTAATAAGGTTCCAAACCATCTCTTCTTGTATCACTATCTTAAATGCTTCCTCTTTGTTTTGATTGTTCGGGTCATATGCCTTAATCCAATATTCTTTGTAGTCGCTTGAATGACCTTTTTCAATCACAATCAACGTCGAGGTAATAGATGCTTCCCCCACACAGGAGGCAAGCATTAATGTGAAAAGCAAAATGAATAACCCGAAAAATTTTTTCATCAATCTTCCTCCAATGATTAAATAATGCTTTTAGGTTTCGACAATCTGGCCCGATTGTTGAACACAAGTTAAACAACGCTATTGAACTAACCTGCCCCGTTAGTTTAAGTACATTTCTTCACAATCCTTACAATTACATTAACATAAGTATCCAATAAAAAATCATCTAACCTCTAAGGAATATACAGAGGAGAGATGATTTTAATCAATCTTTATTACAAATTATCGATCTTTAATTTAAATAATCAATCTTTATTACAAAGCTACACTTAATGAAATATAAAAAATACATCCAATATCTCAAAAAAGAATGATTTAATGGATGTATTTTTATATACAAATAAAAAGTTTGATTATAAAGTTTGTTTATATATAATCAAACTCAAAATATCTAAATATAAGGTCTGGTTTTGTTTTATTATACTATTTACCCTATATTACCTTTACGTTCATGGCTTTTTAGTACGTTTCAACTTTTATTTAGGAACGTTATTTGAATACAACTTGTATAAATTGTAACTGTTATTCATTAGACGATTCGACTCTAGAGATTACCCCGCTATACATAGCTTTCCAGCTATCACCCTCCTTTTCGGCTCGATATAATTTTAGAGTACCTTTATACAAATGCCCTTCAACATCTTTTGTAAATTCGAAGAAATCGGGTTGTTGTTGTAATTCATCGAAATCGGTATAAAATACTTCAGTTTTATAAATAGGTAATCCAGAAGGTGTGTGTAAATATTCTTTCGTAGTTAAGTAGGAAACACCTTGAAAATCTAAAACTGTTTCTGTTTGAAACTCATCGGGAATTATCTCTAATAAATTCTTTACTGCTAATTCTGGTTTCAAAGATTCTGTAAAATCTAGTATATCCGTTTTAGAATAAGGGGCGGCATCAATATCATCATGAAGGTTATAAGTTTGAACAATTACTGTATACTTTTCATGATCAATTATAATTTCCGAAACAGCTATAATGTATTTATTTTCTTCCATGTTACTATGCGTTTTAGAGTCTGGAATGAGATTCCATTCCCCAACTTTTTCTACTACCTTATGGTTGCCTTCAAGGTTAATTTCACCTTTAAAAATTTGTGTGAAGTAAGAATTTTGTTGACTTTGAAAACTTAAAGCTAAAGTGATTTGCTCTGAAGAATAGGGATCTTTGTGTTCACCGCTTTTTGACCAGTAATTAAAACTAGCTTTACTAAGTTTATACTTTTCTGGATTGTTAATTATTGATAGTTGTAAATTGTTTGTTACTTCATTTGAAAACATTTTCTGACTTCTTTTGATAGCATTTCCATTAACTATATTATCTAATGAAGCTTTTATATGTTCATTGTCCTCAGTTTCCTTTTCTTCCACTGCAGAGTAATCGGATTGGGAGTTACTATTAAAGTTTAGAGTATCAAATAACGGTATGCTTAGAATGGTAATTAAAACAATTGTTGAAGCCAATACGATATAATAAACTCCATGAAACTTTATTGTTGAACTTTTATTTATTGTTTTACTGCGAATTTTTTGACTTTCTTCTTGAGAAAAATGTACATGTTTATTCAAGTATCCCTGTACCTCTTCTTTCACATGTTTATCGAATTTGTCCACTAGTATCACTCCTTTCCAATCTGTTTTGAAGGATTTTCTTTCCACGAAGTAATCTTGATTTAATCGTATTAATATTTACGTTGAGGATTTCACTTATTTCAGCCATAGTCATTTGCTGATAATAATATAGGATGATTACCTCTTTATATTTGGTTGGTAGTTTGGCTATTTGTTCTATCATACTTTTTGAAGTCTGCTCATTAATAAATTGCTCTTCTGCAGAAGGTGCAGTGAAAACAGATGAAATAATCGGTTTATATATCAGCTTTTTTATATTCCAACGTTTCTTATAATCCTTACATTTATTAATAGTAATTCGAATTAACCAAGTCTTATAGCTACATTCATGTCGGAAGCTAGTTAACTTTTGATAACAGGATATAAAGACTTCTTGAATAATATCCTCACATTCAGCCATATCATTTACATATAAGAAAGCTATTCTTTTTAAATCGGTTGCATAGTCCTCCATCAGTTGACTTAGTATTTCATCTGATGAAACTTCTGAATAATCTGCTTCAAGATCTATCACTCATTGCACCTCCTTTTATTAATTAGACGAGTCTCGAATTGATATTGACTCAAAAAGTTTTTAATTTCTATTTCTTCCTATTAAACTAACCTGCTGCGTTAAATTTATTTGTCCAATTTTTTAAAAACGTTATTCAATTAAATGGTCTGATGTTGAATAATGAAAAGTCCCCAAAGCGAGATTTGGGGACTTTATAATTTCATTTAAATGCTTGTAGCATATTTTTCAATTTGTTTTTCTTTTTGACCTACTAACCCTGTTTTAGAAAACTTATTGAATTGTTCTTTATCAAGAACTTTTGTTAATTGATTCATAACCATTTCAGTAATCATATCTTTCATATCACCAGTACCTTGTTCATTCTCTTTTGATTTAGGTAACTTCGTTTCTTTAATCATTACTTTCTCACCGTTTGCTTTCGTCACGTAATGACGTATATAGCCGTTTTCTTTTTTGATTTCATATGTTGCCTTGGATTTTTTATTTTTATCTAAAAACAAATCATCGGATAAACGATTAGAGCCATCCTTTTTTATGCTATTTAGATAACTACTATTTCCTAATTGAATATTCATATTAACCTCCGATATGTAACATATTCCCTTTTATATCATCTATTGTTTGTTTATTTAGAGGGGGAAAGCTCCCAAACCCTCGTTTGGTAACATTGTATAAAAGGCTTTTATTCCACAATATAGCCCGATTGGTGAACACAAGTTAATCAACGCTATTCAACTAACCTGCCCCGTTAGTTCAAGAAGAAAAAAGAGCTGCATAAGCAACTCAATGATCTGCCCCCGTTAGTTGAATAAGAACAGAGACGCTTATTCCACAATCGCGCCCGATTGTGGAATAACGAAAAATATATCGTTTTACTAGGTGGTTAATTTTCTACTTCTTTATTATTATTCGAGTATTTGTTTATCAACCTCATTCGACTGCTGTTCTTCCATTAATGTCCCCGTTCCTAAAAAATCTTTGAACGTACTAGTTGCGGATATTATTTGGATCATTTTATTTTGAGCATTCCAACTAACTGTTGCACCCAATTGTTCAAAAACTTTAACAGGAATCATTGTCACGCCATTAATCGTCTGAGGACCAGCAGGATAGTTTTTTACAATTCTAAGGCCGTTACTTCGTTCAGTTACTATATTTCCATTTCCAAGTTGCGCCCAAATATAAGTATCTCCCTTTTTCGCAGTTAGCGACTTATCTTTTCCATTCCAAGTAACCTTCGCACCTAATAATTCAAATCCTTCTCGGAAAGGGATGAATGTTGCGCCCTCTTTAATAACAGGAGAATGAGGATATTCTTGGAGCTTTCCATCTATTACAACGGATAAATTTTTTGCCGCTGAAACTTTTTCTGCTGAAAGTCCAAAGACAAGTGATACAAATAATAGTAGACTCATAAAATAATTCATTTTGTTCTTCATCATATTCCCTCTCTTCTAATCCAATAAATTATACCACGTATAAATAACAATTTATGGAATATTAAAATAGAATTCTTTATTTGATACATCTTCAAAGAACATATCGAGTGTTATTCAACATATAGACCAGATTGTTGAACACAAGTTAAACAACGCTATTGAATTAACCTGCTCCGTTAGTTTAATAACCATTTATTGTGAATTGATATACTCGCTACTTTATTCATATTACTTTTTTAATTACTCGAACTAAATATTTCGCAGCAAAGTATGATAAAGGAATACCTAAAATCAAGACAAGATAGCTCATAAAATGACTATTAAAAAAGTATTTATTTGACAAGTAAGCAGCTAGTTTAAAGTATTGAAGAAAAAGTATTATTACTAATGCTACAAAGCCTGCTTCTCTCATCATTAATCTATTTTCGTTAACCTTTCCCTTGCCATTCCAATTTCCTTCCATAACCAAATCCACCCCTTTTCCATTTGATTCTTCTTGCACTAACCTGCTCCGTTAGTTCAATAAAGTAAAAAAGAGCTGCATTATGCAACTCAACGATCTTCAAGTAAAGCCCCCGTTAGTGAAATTTTAAAAAGGTTTGGCAACCATTAAATACAGAATAAGAATTGGGATTATCGTTGATATTGTTCCAATAACATCCCAAGTTCTAGAGACT
This portion of the Solibacillus daqui genome encodes:
- a CDS encoding SDR family NAD(P)-dependent oxidoreductase, encoding MSKNFIIFGASQGLGDAFVKGLPTEGDTVWMVSRTRPESLDINDGVNRKWLSIDLSNQQQISDLKETLKDNAIDVLIYNVGVWEKHGFEDDYTFDKDEIRDISNLININLTSTITYIQALLPNLRQAKNGKVILIGSTAGLDHTNSSQVSFVASKFGLRGITNALREHLREDKIPVTCINPGEMAAEVPYEEGAEKAIDLYEGTRIPVQDIVSIVQCVINLSPISCVKEIIIPSITDLNA
- a CDS encoding GyrI-like domain-containing protein, whose translation is MECKKVKKDFKVVGMKNRGAYANFGSEVPKFAQQFISKASEIQHHSNTEIALYEPKRDENHLEGDYYVGLIVPDALNEVPSGMEYIEISQEYVTTRGRITDVSDLHLQIIKWSDEHGYQKNLGSYIIETYHPIENNIEEVQIYIPIHS
- a CDS encoding DUF3231 family protein, whose product is MGMFSGNPKDEPLHYGEVFSIWTNLATNYGMIAGYQTFYNHAGDKDLKNIIAEIIQGAKEEVRHLQEILKTNGIALPPAPPERPNARPEDIPPGAKFNDPEISAALSLDAASGLVSCSQAMGMCIREDIALMYGQFHTARALLGGKLLRLNKNKGWLVPPPLHVNHPGK
- a CDS encoding DUF3888 domain-containing protein, which encodes MKKMLFVFILSLVLITPIQTTIVSSFGPTQDSEELRLQDMLMLMLTPYIEKDLTNYYYPKIIKDVSPHVTPWKIELIETKRNHFRGFDLQITFEIEPTDGGHNISLGKDRMTYEISPGPEVKLINHTHLKTYKYPPE
- a CDS encoding IS3 family transposase (programmed frameshift), translated to MGTRVSYPVEVKMKAIEMRMANVPVKEVMEELDIRNYTQLKRWMHWYRNGEMHRLKQPVGKQYAFGKGPEFESETAKLQAENLELKQQIEVFKKVRGIGREVAPKVVLQLVEELKDVMPIGEICRHLGVGRSSYYRWRKDVDQSTQKEIRDQQIGDLCKQNKFRYGYRKIANLYPGVCRKTVQRVMQKYGWQCKVKVKKRKRTGQPAYVAPNLLARDFTASKPMEKLVTDITYLPFGQSMMYLSSILDVYNGEIVAQTTGIKQDTDFVLDTLYQLPKLPEGCILHSDQGSVYTSYAYQKAAKEKGITMSMSRKGTPADNSPIESFHSTLKSETFYLDDIYRTTNARVIQIVEEYITYYNNIRIQTKLNSQSPVQYRQLAA
- a CDS encoding sigma-70 family RNA polymerase sigma factor; this translates as MIDLEADYSEVSSDEILSQLMEDYATDLKRIAFLYVNDMAECEDIIQEVFISCYQKLTSFRHECSYKTWLIRITINKCKDYKKRWNIKKLIYKPIISSVFTAPSAEEQFINEQTSKSMIEQIAKLPTKYKEVIILYYYQQMTMAEISEILNVNINTIKSRLLRGKKILQNRLERSDTSGQIR
- a CDS encoding copper amine oxidase N-terminal domain-containing protein, with amino-acid sequence MKNKMNYFMSLLLFVSLVFGLSAEKVSAAKNLSVVIDGKLQEYPHSPVIKEGATFIPFREGFELLGAKVTWNGKDKSLTAKKGDTYIWAQLGNGNIVTERSNGLRIVKNYPAGPQTINGVTMIPVKVFEQLGATVSWNAQNKMIQIISATSTFKDFLGTGTLMEEQQSNEVDKQILE